The genomic stretch CTTCCTGGCCTGGGCCGGCGGCAGCATGGCGGCCGGCGCGATCCCGACGTACGAAATGATCATCCCGTGGGACCGCCTCGGCGTCTTCGTGGCCATCGCTCTGGTCGTCGGCATCCTCGCCGCCGCCTGGCCGGCCCGCCGCGCCGCCCGCCTCAACATGCTGGAGTCCATCGGCTCCGAGTGACCGCCCCGAGGCGGCCCCCCACCCGCCCGTCCCGTCCCCTCTCCCCCGGGGACGGGGCGGGCGTCTTCGCATACCGCGGGCCGGTGCCAGGGTTGGCCCGCCCCGAAAGGGCAACTCGCCCTCCATGGCTGCCGAACCGTCCGCCGAGAAGCCCACCACTGTGCTCGCCCACTCCTGGTGGGACGTGCTGCGCCGCACGGGCAAGGAGTTCGTCGACGACGAACTGCACGACCGGGCCGCGGCACTGACGTATTACGGGGTGCTCTCGCTCTTTCCGGCGCTGCTGCTGCTCGTCTCGATGCTCGGGGTGATCGGGCAGTCGGCGACCGACGCGGTCCTGAGCAATCTGGAGGAGGTGACGCCGGGGGCCGCGCGGGACATCGTGAGCGGGGCGGTGCGGCAGTTGCAGAACGGATCCGGTACGGGCAGCGTGCTGGCCGTGCTCGGGCTGCTGGGCGCCCTGTGGTCGGCCTCCGGCTACATCGCGGCCTTCATCCGTGCGGCCAACGCCGTCTACGACCTGCCGGAGGGGCGGCCGGCGTGGAAGACGCTGCCGCTGCGGCTGGGCGTGACGGTCGTGCTGATGGTGCTGCTCGCCGCCAGCGCGGTGATCGTGGTCTTCACCGGCACGCTGGCCCGGCAGGCCGGCCGGGGCCTGGGCATCGGCGACACCGGCCTCGCGGTCTGGGCGGTCGCCAAGTGGCCCGTGCTGGTCCTGCTCGTGGTACTGACGATCACCATCCTGTACCGGGCCACACCCAATGTGCGCGGCCCGGGTCTGCGGTGGCTGACCCCCGGCAGCTTCCTGGCCGTCGTGCTGTGGCTGGCCGCCTCGGCGGGCTTCGCCGTCTACGTGGCCAACTTCGGCTCGTACAACAAGACGTACGGCACCCTGGCGGGCGTCATCGTCTTCCTGGTCTGGCTGTGGCTGTCGAACCTGGCGGTCCTGCTGGGCCTGGAATTCGACGCCGAGCTGGCCCGGCAGCGGGCGATCACCGAGGGGCACCCGCCGCGCGAGGAGCCGTACGTGGAGCCGCGCGACACCCGCGCCTGGCCGCCCCGCCTGCGCAGGCGGCGCGAACGGCGCGCACCCTCCCCGGACCGCTGAGGTGCCGGACCGTGCCCACTGCACCAAGAGGGTGAGCGTCTGCACGACCGCCGCCCAGGGCGGGTACCCCTCGGAAGCCCCACCCACGGCGCGGACCCGAGCGCCTTCGAGTGCCGAAGGAAACGGAGAGCAGTGACAGACACAGCGAGCCAGGGACCGGCACCGGGCGACGACCGCCCGGTGCTCACCAACCGGCAGGGCCACCCGGTCCACGACAACCAGAACCAGCGGACGGTCGGCGCGCGCGGCCCGGCCACCCTGGAGAACTACCAGTTCCTCGAAAAGATCAGCCACTTCGACCGGGAGCGCATCCCCGAGCGGGTGGTGCACGCGCGCGGCGTGACCGCGTACGGCTTCTTCGAGAGCTACGGGAAGTGGGGCGAGGAGCCGATCGGCCGCCACACCCGGGCGAAGCTGTTCCAGGAGGCCGGCAAGCGCACCGAGGTGGCCGTGCGGTTCTCCACCGTGATCGGCGGCCGGGACTCCTCCGAGGCGGCCCGCGACCCGCGCGGCTTCGCGGTGAAGTTCTACACCGAGGACGGCAACTGGGACCTGGTCGGCAACAACCTGGGCGTCTTCTTCATCCGGGACGCGATCAAGTTCCCGGACGTCATCCACGCCCTCAAGCCCGACCCGGTGACGCACGAGCAGAAGCCGGCCCGGATCTTCGACTTCATGTCGCAGACGCCCGAGTCGATGCACATGCTGGTCAACCTGTTCAGCCCGCGCGGCATCCCCGCCGACTACCGGCACCAGCAGGGCTTCGGCGTCAACACCTACAAATGGGTGAACGACGAGGGCCGGACCGTCCTGGTCAAGTACCACTGGATGCCCAAGGCGGGCGTGCGCAGCATGACCGAGGCGGACGCGGCGGCGGTGCAGGCCCGGGAGCTGGGCCACGCGACCAAGGACCTGTACGAGGCGGTCGGCCGCGGCGAGTACCCCGAGTGGGAGCTGCTCGTCCAGATGATGGACGACCACGACCACCCGGAGCTGGACTTCGACCCGCTGGACGACACCAAGACCTGGCCGGAGCAGGACTTCCCGCCGAAGCCGGTCGGCCGGATGGTGCTCGACCGGATGCCGGACAACTACTTCGCCGAGAACGAGCAGATCTCCTTCGGCACCGGCGTCCTCGTCGACGGGCTGGACTTCTCCGACGACAAGATGCTCGTCGGCCGGACCTTCTCCTACAGCGACACCCAGCGCTACCGGGTCGGCCCGAACTACCTCCAGCTGCCGGTCAACCGGGCCAAGCACGCCACCGTCCACACCAACCAGCGCGACGGGCTGATGGCGTACGAGCAGGATCCGCACGGGGGCGACCCGGAGGTCAACTACGAGCCGTCGCTCACCGGCGGGCTGCACGAGGCGCGGGAGCCCTCCCACGACGAGCAGGGTCCGGAGATCCGCGGCCGGCTCACCCGCAAGCGCATCCCGCGCACCAACGACTACCTCCAGGCGGGCCAGCGCTTCCGGCTGCTGGCGGACTGGGAGCGGGACGACCTGGTCAAGAACCTCACCGACGCGATCTCCCAGGCCGACCGGCGGGTCCAGGAGCGGATGGTGTGGCACTTCCTCCTGGTCGACAACGAGCTGGGCCTGCGGGTCGGCGAGGGGCTGGGCATCGGGCCCGGCGACGTGTCCCACCTGGAGCCGCTGGCCGGCCAGACCCTGACGGACGAGGACCGCAAACGGCTGGCGAACCTCGGCGGCAACCCGCCGCGGGACGTCTCCGGGCTCACCATGACCCACTGCGTCCCGAACGAGCGGCACGCCGTCGCGGGCTGAGAGGAGGTCCGGCCGGGCATGGCAGCGCCGAAACGGTACGCGGTCGCCGCGTCGGGGAAGTGGGTGGACGACGAGGACGGCCGCCGCCTCCCCGCGGGCGAGGTGCACGCCTGGGAGCAGGGACTGAACCAGACGGTGTGCGGCCTCTCGCTCAGCCGCTCGCAGCTGGGGCGGTTCCCGCACATCGGGTGGCCGGACGTCCTCCCCGAGTCGGGCGGGGCCGCGGACCGGGTCCGGCGGGTGTGCCCGCGCTGCGCGTCGGTGGCCGGGCGCCGGGGCACCGACGCCCGCCCCCGCTGGCAGCGCACCGACCCCCGGCCGTGACGGCCCGGCGCCGCCGTGCGCGGTACGGCACGGCGGCGCCGGGGGCGGCGGGGTACGGGCTCAGCCCGGCCAGGTGCCGGTCGCCTTGCGGACGGCCGCCGCGCCGCTGCGGTCCACGGCCGCCTTCACCACCGCGAGCGTGGCGCCCTGGAGCGCGGCGGCCGGCAGCACCTCCCGCCAGCTGCGTTCCTCGTCGGTGGCCTTCGGCGCGTCCTCCTCGCGGCCGACCAGCTTCCACAGGCGCTTGAACAGGAAGCCGGCCAGTACCCCGCCGAGGGCGCCGAAGATCATGCCCAGGGGCTTGTAGAGCAGTTTGATCATCAGCGGTGTCCTTTGCTCCGGCAGGCCCGGCGGGCCTTGGCGCCCGCGGTGGCCAGCGGGCGGGCGGTCTTCTTCGCGCGCGGCCCGGTACGCGGTGTCGTACGGCGCGGGTGCGGGCGCACCCGGGCGCGGCCACGGCGCCGCAGCACCAGCGCGCCGGCCAGCAGCGCGCCGCCCGCGACGGCGGCCGTCCGGACGGCCGTGGAGCCCGTCAGCCGGTGCGTGGCCGCCGTGGCACCGTCCTTGATCCGGGCCGCCTTCTCCTGTGCGCGGCTCTTCACATCGGCCTTGTCGGCCAGCTCGGCCACGGTGTCGCCGAGTTCCTGCCGGGTCCGCTCGATGCGGGCACGCAGCTCGGCCGGGCTCGCGCCGGAGCCGTCGCCGCCGCGGGGGTCACTGGTCATCGCCGGGCCCTCTCTTTGATCGTCTCGATGTCCTGGCGGACGCTGTGCACGGCCTCCTCGGGCACCGGCGGGGTGGCCCGCCGGATCCGCTGCCGGCCCAGCAGTCCGAGGACCGCCGCCAGCACCAGCAGCGCGCCCACGACCACGAGGCCCGCGGCCCACAGCGGCAGCACCAGCCCGAGCGCGATGATCGCGGTGGCCACCAGCGCCTGTGCGGCCAGGAACGCCACCGTCCCGGCACCGCCGAGCAGCCCGCCGCCCACGCCGAAGCGCTTGCCCTTGCGCGCCAGCTCCGACTGCGCCAGGCGCATCTCGTCGCGTACCAGGCTGGACAGCTGCTCCGACGCCTGGGTGACCAGTTCGTTGACCGGCCTGCCGTCCGGCCGGGCCGTCCGGTGATCCACGAAGTCGCTCATCCCGGTCACGCCTCCTTCCTTGTGCGCGCCGGGTACCTCCTCACGGGCCGGCTAACCGGAACGTTGGCCCGTACGGGTGCCGGAACCCCGCGGACGGCCGGGGAACCGGCCGTCCGGCAACGCGAACGGCGCGCGCCCCGGGCAGGGACGCGCGCCGTCGAAGGTCCTCGGCAGCCGGATCAGAAGACCGACTCGGCCTCCTGCATGCGGTCCAGCGGCACCCGCTTCAGCTCGGTGACCGCGTCGGCCAGCGGGCTCATCACGATGTCCGTGCCGCGCAGGGCGGTCATCTGGCCGAAGTCGCCGCGGTGCGCGGCCTCGACGGCGTGCCAGCCGAAGCGGGTGGCGAGCACGCGGTCGTACGCGGTGGGGGTGCCGCCGCGCTGGACGTGGCCGAGGATGACCGGGCGGGCCTCCTTGCCGAGGCGGTGCTCCAGCTCGCGGGCGAGGGCGGTGCCGATGCCCTGGAAGCGCTCGTGGCCGTACTGGTCGATCTCGCCGTGGCCGTAGTCCATCGTGCCCTCGGCGGGGTGGGCGCCCTCGGCGACGCAGACGACGGCGAACTTCTTGCCCCGGTCGAAGCGCTCCTCGACCATCTTCACCAGGTCGTTCACGTCGAAGGGGCGCTCCGGCAGGCAGATGCCGTGGGCGCCGCCGGCCATGCCGGACTCCAGCGCGATCCAGCCCGCGTGCCGGCCCATGACCTCGACGACCATGACCCGCTGGTGCGACTCGGCGGTCGTCTTCAGGCGGTCGATGGCCTCGGTGGCGACGCCGACGGCGGTGTCGAAGCCGAAGGTGCGGTCGGTGGCGGAGATGTCGTTGTCGATGGTCTTGGGCACGCCGACGATCGGCAGGCCGGCGTCGGCGAGCATCTTGGACGCGGTGAGCGTGCCCTCGCCGCCGATGGGGATGAGCACGTCTATGCCGTACTCACGGGCCAGGTCCTTGCCGTTCTCGCACGCCTCGCGCAGCCGGGCGCGCTCCAGGCGGGCGGAGCCGAGGATGGTGCCGCCGCGGGCCAGGATGCCGCTGACCGCGTCCAGGTCCAGCTTGCGAAAGCGCCCGTCGAGCAGACCCTTGAAGCCGTCCTCGAAACCGATGACCTCGTCGTCGTGGCCCGTCAGCGCCCGGTGCACCACTGAACGGATCACAGCGTTGAGGCCGGGGCAGTCGCCGCCTGCGGTGAGGACTCCGATACGCATGGTGCTGTGTCTCCTGTGTGCTCGCTGCTGGTTCGTGTGAGCCGGTCCGATTCTTTCACGGGCCGGGAGGCGGTGCCCGCACGGCACCGGACGCCGCTGCCGTCACCCGCTGACACATGCGTAAAACTGGAAGAGCGGCTTAACCACAGCCGCAGGTATTGTC from Streptomyces albofaciens JCM 4342 encodes the following:
- a CDS encoding DUF4235 domain-containing protein encodes the protein MIKLLYKPLGMIFGALGGVLAGFLFKRLWKLVGREEDAPKATDEERSWREVLPAAALQGATLAVVKAAVDRSGAAAVRKATGTWPG
- a CDS encoding ATP-dependent 6-phosphofructokinase, translating into MRIGVLTAGGDCPGLNAVIRSVVHRALTGHDDEVIGFEDGFKGLLDGRFRKLDLDAVSGILARGGTILGSARLERARLREACENGKDLAREYGIDVLIPIGGEGTLTASKMLADAGLPIVGVPKTIDNDISATDRTFGFDTAVGVATEAIDRLKTTAESHQRVMVVEVMGRHAGWIALESGMAGGAHGICLPERPFDVNDLVKMVEERFDRGKKFAVVCVAEGAHPAEGTMDYGHGEIDQYGHERFQGIGTALARELEHRLGKEARPVILGHVQRGGTPTAYDRVLATRFGWHAVEAAHRGDFGQMTALRGTDIVMSPLADAVTELKRVPLDRMQEAESVF
- a CDS encoding YihY/virulence factor BrkB family protein, encoding MAAEPSAEKPTTVLAHSWWDVLRRTGKEFVDDELHDRAAALTYYGVLSLFPALLLLVSMLGVIGQSATDAVLSNLEEVTPGAARDIVSGAVRQLQNGSGTGSVLAVLGLLGALWSASGYIAAFIRAANAVYDLPEGRPAWKTLPLRLGVTVVLMVLLAASAVIVVFTGTLARQAGRGLGIGDTGLAVWAVAKWPVLVLLVVLTITILYRATPNVRGPGLRWLTPGSFLAVVLWLAASAGFAVYVANFGSYNKTYGTLAGVIVFLVWLWLSNLAVLLGLEFDAELARQRAITEGHPPREEPYVEPRDTRAWPPRLRRRRERRAPSPDR
- a CDS encoding catalase; the protein is MTDTASQGPAPGDDRPVLTNRQGHPVHDNQNQRTVGARGPATLENYQFLEKISHFDRERIPERVVHARGVTAYGFFESYGKWGEEPIGRHTRAKLFQEAGKRTEVAVRFSTVIGGRDSSEAARDPRGFAVKFYTEDGNWDLVGNNLGVFFIRDAIKFPDVIHALKPDPVTHEQKPARIFDFMSQTPESMHMLVNLFSPRGIPADYRHQQGFGVNTYKWVNDEGRTVLVKYHWMPKAGVRSMTEADAAAVQARELGHATKDLYEAVGRGEYPEWELLVQMMDDHDHPELDFDPLDDTKTWPEQDFPPKPVGRMVLDRMPDNYFAENEQISFGTGVLVDGLDFSDDKMLVGRTFSYSDTQRYRVGPNYLQLPVNRAKHATVHTNQRDGLMAYEQDPHGGDPEVNYEPSLTGGLHEAREPSHDEQGPEIRGRLTRKRIPRTNDYLQAGQRFRLLADWERDDLVKNLTDAISQADRRVQERMVWHFLLVDNELGLRVGEGLGIGPGDVSHLEPLAGQTLTDEDRKRLANLGGNPPRDVSGLTMTHCVPNERHAVAG
- a CDS encoding phage holin family protein — encoded protein: MSDFVDHRTARPDGRPVNELVTQASEQLSSLVRDEMRLAQSELARKGKRFGVGGGLLGGAGTVAFLAAQALVATAIIALGLVLPLWAAGLVVVGALLVLAAVLGLLGRQRIRRATPPVPEEAVHSVRQDIETIKERARR
- a CDS encoding DUF3618 domain-containing protein encodes the protein MTSDPRGGDGSGASPAELRARIERTRQELGDTVAELADKADVKSRAQEKAARIKDGATAATHRLTGSTAVRTAAVAGGALLAGALVLRRRGRARVRPHPRRTTPRTGPRAKKTARPLATAGAKARRACRSKGHR